One Manduca sexta isolate Smith_Timp_Sample1 chromosome 28, JHU_Msex_v1.0, whole genome shotgun sequence DNA window includes the following coding sequences:
- the LOC115450469 gene encoding cysteine-rich with EGF-like domain protein 2 isoform X1, whose protein sequence is MGWFRKSDLKILVVFVVLTTALCSVQPPAINPGILTQSKQVGDCQACKIFIESFKKGLERTARGKYEGGDAAWEEEKLKKSYKRSEMRLIDIQESICKETKHSSQCHLMAEKAEEYIEQWWAQDPDESDDLFTYICIDNMKLCCPEHHYGKDCTPCPGDHENLCNGHGKCRGDGTRKGNGTCLCDAGYTGENCDQCTVDYYISNRDEKSVTCWPCHVSCSGGCRQGTQKDCVACKTGFIFDVDEGCIDINECDDINKCTKDQFCMNSLGSFMCMACDKSCAGCHGDGPDGCRKCAKGYSRKGEFCIEDREDEYQSEKLANTRYMTYVGLLIATVILLPMSMSLGGIVGGMVLAYIVGAEYYCMINGHNGLVDLKDYDLMQLFRT, encoded by the exons ATGGGATGGTTTAGAAAAAGTGACCTTAAAATTTTAGTAGTGTTTGTAGTTTTAACAACTGCGTTATGTAGCGTGCAGCCACCGGCCATTAATCCGGGGATCCTAACCCAGTCTAAACAAGTCGGCGACTGTCAGGCTTGTAAGATATTCATCGAATCTTTCAAAAAAGGCTTGGAACGTACAGCCAGAGGTAAATATGAAGGTGGGGATGCTGCGTGGGAGGAAGAGAAACTTAAAAAGTCGTACAAACGGAGTGAGATGCGTCTCATAGACATACAGGAAAGTATATGCAAAGAGACTAAGCACTCTAGCCAGTGCCACTTAATGGCAGAGAAAGCCGAAGAGTATATTGAGCAGTGGTGGGCACAGGATCCTGACGAATCAGACGatctttttacatacatttgtaTAGATAACATGAAATTATGTTGCCCAGAACATCACTATGGTAAGGACTGCACACCATGCCCAGGAGACCATGAGAACCTCTGCAACGGCCATGGTAAATGCAGAGGAGATGGAACACGAAAAGGAAACGGTACTTGCCTCTGTGATGCAGGATACACAGGAGAGAACTGTGACCAGTGCACTGTAGACTATTACATATCAAATAGAGACGAGAAATCTGTGACATGCTGGCCATGCCATGTGTCTTGTTCAGGAGGATGTCGACAAGGCACACAGAAGGACTGCGTGGCTTGTAAGACTGGTTTCATCTTTGACGTAGATGAAGGCTGCATAGACATTAATGAGTGCGATGATATAAACAAATGTACGAAAGACCAGTTTTGTATGAACTCTCTGGGTTCGTTCATGTGCATGGCGTGTGATAAGTCTTGTGCCGGTTGTCATGGCGATGGACCGGATGGCTGTCGAAAATGCGCTAAAGGCTATTCGAGGAAGGGAGAATTTTGTATTGAGGACAGGGAGGATGAATATCAGTCTGAAAAGTTAGCCAACACAAG GTACATGACCTACGTGGGCCTTCTCATTGCAACAGTCATTCTACTCCCCATGTCCATGTCTCTAGGAGGCATTGTTGGAGGAATGGTACTTGCCTACATTGTGGGGGCTGAGTATTACTGTATGATAAACGGACACAATGGCCTTGTGGACTTAAAAGACTATGATTTGATGCAGTTATTCCGTACATAA
- the LOC115450469 gene encoding cysteine-rich with EGF-like domain protein 2 isoform X2: MGWFRKSDLKILVVFVVLTTALCSVQPPAINPGILTQSKQVGDCQACKIFIESFKKGLERTARGKYEGGDAAWEEEKLKKSYKRSEMRLIDIQESICKETKHSSQCHLMAEKAEEYIEQWWAQDPDESDDLFTYICIDNMKLCCPEHHYGKDCTPCPGDHENLCNGHGKCRGDGTRKGNGTCLCDAGYTGENCDQCTVDYYISNRDEKSVTCWPCHVSCSGGCRQGTQKDCVACKTGFIFDVDEGCIDINECDDINKCTKDQFCMNSLGSFMCMACDKSCAGCHGDGPDGCRKCAKGYSRKGEFCIEDREDEYQSEKLANTRSEEL, encoded by the exons ATGGGATGGTTTAGAAAAAGTGACCTTAAAATTTTAGTAGTGTTTGTAGTTTTAACAACTGCGTTATGTAGCGTGCAGCCACCGGCCATTAATCCGGGGATCCTAACCCAGTCTAAACAAGTCGGCGACTGTCAGGCTTGTAAGATATTCATCGAATCTTTCAAAAAAGGCTTGGAACGTACAGCCAGAGGTAAATATGAAGGTGGGGATGCTGCGTGGGAGGAAGAGAAACTTAAAAAGTCGTACAAACGGAGTGAGATGCGTCTCATAGACATACAGGAAAGTATATGCAAAGAGACTAAGCACTCTAGCCAGTGCCACTTAATGGCAGAGAAAGCCGAAGAGTATATTGAGCAGTGGTGGGCACAGGATCCTGACGAATCAGACGatctttttacatacatttgtaTAGATAACATGAAATTATGTTGCCCAGAACATCACTATGGTAAGGACTGCACACCATGCCCAGGAGACCATGAGAACCTCTGCAACGGCCATGGTAAATGCAGAGGAGATGGAACACGAAAAGGAAACGGTACTTGCCTCTGTGATGCAGGATACACAGGAGAGAACTGTGACCAGTGCACTGTAGACTATTACATATCAAATAGAGACGAGAAATCTGTGACATGCTGGCCATGCCATGTGTCTTGTTCAGGAGGATGTCGACAAGGCACACAGAAGGACTGCGTGGCTTGTAAGACTGGTTTCATCTTTGACGTAGATGAAGGCTGCATAGACATTAATGAGTGCGATGATATAAACAAATGTACGAAAGACCAGTTTTGTATGAACTCTCTGGGTTCGTTCATGTGCATGGCGTGTGATAAGTCTTGTGCCGGTTGTCATGGCGATGGACCGGATGGCTGTCGAAAATGCGCTAAAGGCTATTCGAGGAAGGGAGAATTTTGTATTGAGGACAGGGAGGATGAATATCAGTCTGAAAAGTTAGCCAACACAAG AAGTGAGGAGTTGTAA